Proteins encoded by one window of Yersinia massiliensis:
- the tyrP gene encoding tyrosine transporter TyrP: MKNRTLGSIFIVAGTTIGAGMLAMPLAAAGVGFGVTLAMLISLWILMCYTALLLVEVYQHEAADTGLGTLAKRYLGNRGQWLTGFSMMFLMYALTAAYISGAGELLATSISQWTQQSFPTSLGVLLFTVVAGGVVCIGTHSVDLFNRILFSAKIIFLIAMLALMMPHIEKTNLLTLPLEQGLALSAIPVIFTSFGFHGSVPSIVNYMGGNIRKLRWVFIIGSAIPLIAYIFWQLTTLGAISSHTFVGILAQQAGLNGLLQAVRDVVASPHVELAVHLFADLALATSFLGVALGLFDYLADLFKRRNSVRGRLQTGVITFTPPLLFALFYPRGFIMALGFAAVALSVLALILPAMLAWKARKIHQGHYRVWGGKPALAAVFACGVVVIGIQVGIVTGALPAVG; encoded by the coding sequence GTGAAGAATCGCACTCTGGGCAGTATATTTATCGTTGCAGGCACGACGATTGGTGCAGGAATGTTAGCGATGCCGTTGGCGGCCGCAGGTGTGGGTTTTGGTGTCACCCTTGCGATGCTAATTTCTCTTTGGATATTAATGTGTTACACCGCTTTATTGTTGGTTGAAGTTTATCAACATGAGGCGGCAGATACGGGGCTTGGCACCCTAGCGAAGCGCTATCTTGGCAATCGGGGGCAGTGGCTCACCGGTTTCAGCATGATGTTTTTGATGTATGCACTCACTGCCGCCTATATCAGCGGTGCAGGTGAGTTATTGGCAACCAGTATCAGTCAATGGACGCAACAGTCATTCCCCACCTCGCTCGGGGTATTGCTGTTCACGGTAGTGGCCGGCGGCGTCGTTTGCATCGGCACCCATTCAGTCGACCTTTTCAATCGCATCTTATTTAGCGCCAAAATTATCTTCTTGATTGCGATGTTGGCTCTGATGATGCCACACATTGAAAAGACCAATTTATTAACGCTGCCGCTGGAGCAAGGGCTGGCGCTGTCTGCCATACCCGTTATTTTTACCTCATTTGGCTTCCATGGCAGTGTGCCGAGCATCGTCAATTATATGGGCGGCAATATCCGTAAGCTACGTTGGGTGTTTATCATCGGCAGTGCAATCCCACTGATTGCTTATATCTTCTGGCAGTTGACCACGCTAGGAGCGATATCGTCTCATACCTTTGTCGGGATCCTAGCCCAACAAGCGGGGCTAAACGGTTTATTGCAAGCTGTGCGCGATGTTGTCGCCTCGCCCCACGTTGAGTTAGCCGTTCACCTCTTTGCTGACTTAGCGCTCGCGACCTCGTTTCTGGGGGTGGCATTGGGGCTGTTTGATTATCTGGCCGATTTGTTTAAGCGCCGTAACTCAGTCCGTGGCCGCCTACAAACGGGTGTGATTACATTTACACCTCCCCTGCTATTTGCGCTGTTCTACCCTCGCGGTTTTATTATGGCGCTGGGGTTTGCCGCCGTTGCGTTGTCGGTTTTAGCCTTAATTCTGCCGGCAATGCTGGCGTGGAAAGCCCGTAAAATCCATCAAGGTCATTATCGTGTCTGGGGTGGGAAACCTGCACTGGCGGCGGTATTTGCTTGCGGTGTGGTGGTGATTGGCATTCAGGTCGGTATTGTCACCGGCGCATTACCGGCAGTCGGATAG
- a CDS encoding nicotinamide mononucleotide deamidase-related protein YfaY, whose amino-acid sequence MIRVEMLSTGDEVLHGQIIDTNAAWLADYLFNQGLPISSRETVGDSLSALIEVLTERSQVADVLIVNGGLGPTSDDLSALAAARAAGTELIEHPEWIARMEAFFQERGRVMSSTNRKQAHIPANAEMLDNPVGTACGFALKLNKCLMFFTPGVPSEFKVMVEQQIMPRLHQHFDVAEPPLCLRMTTFGRSESDLALELEPLPLPEGAVIGYRSSAPIIELKLTGPASAKSEMEQVWQQVREIVGDSAIFEGTQGLPAWLAEQLTQRGLLLAVSEQFTGGLMHWQLQSAAVPLVGGELLPAHCQEPLTEVASRAQSLSMLCGAQLVLAVSAMQNDCLSVALHTPEGTFAQTIRYQASRHGLRVRQESSAMLALDMLRRWLKGRPVCGQHGWLEVIEIL is encoded by the coding sequence ATGATTAGAGTTGAGATGTTGAGTACCGGAGATGAAGTGCTGCATGGGCAGATTATTGATACTAACGCGGCGTGGTTGGCGGATTACTTATTTAATCAGGGATTGCCAATCAGCAGTCGGGAAACCGTGGGTGATTCACTCTCAGCACTGATCGAGGTGCTAACAGAACGGAGCCAAGTTGCCGATGTATTGATTGTGAACGGTGGGCTTGGGCCAACCAGTGATGACCTGAGCGCTTTAGCCGCGGCGCGTGCTGCGGGCACCGAGCTGATTGAGCATCCAGAGTGGATTGCACGCATGGAGGCCTTCTTTCAGGAACGTGGCCGGGTGATGTCATCGACTAACCGCAAGCAGGCTCATATTCCAGCCAATGCAGAAATGCTGGATAACCCCGTCGGTACGGCTTGTGGATTCGCATTAAAGCTAAATAAATGCCTGATGTTTTTCACCCCAGGCGTGCCGTCAGAATTCAAAGTGATGGTAGAGCAACAGATCATGCCGCGTTTGCATCAACACTTTGATGTGGCTGAGCCTCCTTTATGCTTACGTATGACGACTTTTGGTCGGTCAGAAAGTGACTTAGCGCTCGAGCTTGAGCCGCTACCGCTGCCTGAAGGCGCGGTAATCGGTTATCGTTCATCTGCTCCTATTATTGAACTGAAGCTGACTGGCCCTGCGTCGGCGAAGTCCGAGATGGAACAGGTGTGGCAACAGGTTAGGGAGATTGTGGGTGACAGCGCGATATTTGAAGGCACTCAGGGTTTACCGGCATGGTTAGCGGAGCAATTAACGCAACGTGGCTTGCTGCTGGCCGTGAGCGAGCAATTTACTGGCGGGTTGATGCATTGGCAGTTACAGAGCGCGGCTGTGCCGCTGGTGGGCGGCGAACTGCTACCTGCGCACTGTCAGGAGCCATTGACTGAGGTGGCCAGCCGCGCGCAATCATTATCGATGTTGTGTGGGGCGCAATTGGTGCTCGCAGTGAGTGCGATGCAAAATGATTGTTTGAGTGTCGCCTTGCACACACCTGAGGGAACATTTGCCCAGACGATTCGTTATCAGGCGAGTCGCCACGGGTTACGGGTTCGTCAGGAGAGCAGTGCCATGCTGGCGTTGGATATGTTGCGCCGTTGGCTAAAAGGTCGCCCTGTTTGTGGGCAACACGGCTGGCTGGAAGTGATTGAGATTTTGTAG